A DNA window from Leptospira limi contains the following coding sequences:
- a CDS encoding tetratricopeptide repeat protein, with protein sequence MYKIITFLIIVLLNYSCSEKEKSTLQKEAEKAFVFGDLQNSEIILNKILKEDPNDQHAIFLKTKILLYSGRIIDAKKVYDELGDEFQNKTESMLLLARINLALNQNQIETIDKLSSLLETNPVHLDALLLRGKFYEASNKIPEAIRDYQTIIQQSDKIKIAHSSLASIYSKAGITEKAKSHLEYAKNIEPQRQIGKKNDK encoded by the coding sequence ATGTATAAAATAATCACATTTTTAATTATTGTTTTATTAAACTACAGCTGTTCAGAGAAGGAAAAAAGCACACTTCAAAAAGAAGCAGAGAAAGCATTTGTGTTCGGTGATCTTCAAAATTCAGAAATTATCTTGAATAAGATATTGAAAGAAGATCCCAATGATCAGCATGCAATTTTCTTAAAAACCAAAATACTTCTCTATTCTGGTAGAATCATCGATGCAAAAAAAGTATATGATGAGCTTGGAGACGAATTTCAAAATAAAACAGAATCAATGCTACTATTGGCGAGAATCAATTTGGCATTGAATCAAAATCAAATAGAAACTATTGATAAATTGAGCTCTTTACTTGAAACAAATCCAGTGCATTTGGATGCTTTATTGCTAAGAGGAAAATTCTATGAAGCTTCAAACAAAATTCCTGAAGCAATCAGAGATTATCAAACGATCATACAGCAATCCGATAAAATCAAAATTGCACACTCATCGCTTGCTAGTATTTATTCAAAAGCAGGAATTACTGAAAAAGCAAAATCTCATTTAGAATATGCAAAAAATATAGA
- a CDS encoding Ig-like domain-containing protein, with translation MKKSKYSTLNAIFIILLFAISNSCKKNNIDPNKVFTFLGDESPQVLVAFPGMGDKNLPRNQSISVLFNQPMNINSCIQSFTVSPQVQGFFEFTDISLKFTPTNQLNFGSYTYNITKNCESSKGGDLKELFSASFTVGEATQAGQFPEVIAINVNTGTIATCNTNSGPRRNIISDSVNDACMGSPNVNPIEVIFSKPMDRVSVQNGISLSPSVPFNLQWISDSIVQINPDIAFTARSRISVQLTSTIQDTNGVRLLSPISSSFYVGTLNLVPTLTSIQLATGTLGDCLSGIGIQNDIILTSVVNGCLGNSVNNPITIQFSRPMSQAQTIAGFSISPNVTGTFLWSGGDQTLTFTPDSKFTFGQRYTITISTIAISSDRVAFDQNTSYSFVAGGALTNSPIVQAIGVASQGCSNTFPGVGQAAGGNWLAANCFWDSTLPVLGPNSYQFRGGDNGDGTNANCTDVNTDNFRLIFSNYMNITATINAIRLQRTSPPGTIIQLASWNWTDCQLVYPFGCRVVTLAFSELESSCNGTSFFGNAGTGGDFNLSRTDNMPAGYPYYMLTVDTSARDTNNLQLGSTFQFVMEGK, from the coding sequence ATGAAAAAATCAAAATATTCAACTTTAAACGCTATTTTCATAATATTGCTTTTTGCAATCTCAAACTCATGTAAAAAAAACAACATAGATCCTAATAAAGTGTTCACCTTTTTAGGCGATGAATCTCCGCAAGTACTAGTTGCTTTTCCTGGTATGGGTGACAAAAATTTACCAAGAAACCAATCTATTTCAGTTCTTTTTAACCAACCTATGAATATTAATTCATGTATTCAAAGTTTCACTGTCTCTCCACAAGTTCAAGGATTCTTTGAATTTACAGATATTAGTTTGAAATTTACACCCACCAACCAATTGAATTTTGGATCTTATACATATAATATCACAAAAAATTGCGAATCATCTAAGGGAGGTGATTTAAAAGAATTATTTTCCGCAAGTTTTACGGTAGGTGAAGCCACACAAGCTGGACAATTCCCAGAAGTAATCGCCATTAATGTAAACACGGGTACTATCGCAACTTGTAATACAAATTCAGGACCTCGAAGAAATATTATTTCAGATTCCGTTAACGATGCATGCATGGGGTCTCCGAATGTAAATCCAATTGAAGTAATTTTTTCAAAGCCTATGGATAGAGTTTCTGTTCAAAATGGAATCTCCCTCTCTCCTTCTGTTCCATTTAACTTGCAATGGATTTCAGATTCTATTGTTCAAATAAACCCAGATATTGCATTCACCGCAAGATCCCGAATTAGCGTTCAATTAACAAGCACAATACAAGACACCAATGGTGTAAGGTTATTATCACCGATTAGTTCTAGCTTTTACGTTGGCACTTTGAATTTAGTTCCAACGTTAACTTCAATTCAATTAGCTACAGGAACACTTGGAGATTGTTTGTCTGGAATTGGTATTCAAAATGATATCATACTAACATCTGTAGTAAATGGTTGTCTGGGAAATTCAGTCAATAATCCAATTACAATCCAATTTTCGCGCCCGATGAGCCAAGCTCAAACAATTGCAGGGTTTTCAATTTCTCCAAATGTTACTGGAACATTTCTTTGGTCAGGAGGAGACCAAACATTAACTTTTACACCGGATTCCAAATTTACATTCGGTCAACGTTATACTATTACTATCTCTACAATTGCAATTTCAAGCGATAGGGTTGCTTTCGACCAGAATACCAGTTATAGCTTTGTGGCAGGAGGTGCTTTAACTAATTCCCCAATTGTACAAGCGATTGGAGTTGCTTCACAAGGTTGTTCTAATACATTTCCCGGAGTAGGCCAAGCAGCTGGTGGTAATTGGTTAGCTGCAAATTGTTTTTGGGATAGCACTTTACCAGTACTTGGACCAAATTCATATCAATTTCGAGGGGGAGACAATGGCGATGGAACTAATGCAAATTGTACAGACGTAAATACAGACAATTTTAGACTTATTTTTTCAAATTATATGAATATAACGGCAACAATCAATGCAATACGCCTTCAACGTACTTCACCGCCAGGAACAATCATACAATTGGCGAGTTGGAATTGGACTGACTGCCAATTAGTGTATCCGTTCGGATGTAGAGTTGTTACTCTAGCATTCTCTGAACTTGAGTCTTCATGTAACGGTACTTCGTTTTTCGGAAATGCCGGAACTGGTGGAGACTTTAATTTATCTAGAACTGATAACATGCCAGCAGGATATCCTTATTATATGCTTACTGTAGATACAAGCGCAAGAGATACTAACAATCTACAATTGGGTTCAACATTTCAATTTGTAATGGAAGGGAAATGA